The following proteins are co-located in the Manihot esculenta cultivar AM560-2 chromosome 7, M.esculenta_v8, whole genome shotgun sequence genome:
- the LOC110619440 gene encoding uncharacterized protein LOC110619440 isoform X1, whose protein sequence is MLRQYLKNATLLNHPHFYNPHRAMHNRNKKAMEFIAKGWSALKEVDRVIDYCELNDSRLIPLLRTAKENFELALEADNSNTHARFWLSKLHLKYHVPGACKAIGAALLVEAADMGDPDAQYELGCRLRVENDYVQSDQQAFYYLEKAVDQLHPGALYLLGAVYLTGDCVKKDVASALWCFRRASEKGHSGAAIAYGSLLLRGAQVPESLTKFDLKRGSSAKKVRNPESSVKDPVEMAKEQFLVAAKAGCDLGLKWLQRLEEEEKRLLAESSSKDFSLA, encoded by the exons ATGCTGAGACAATACTTGAAGAATGCAACTCTCCTGAATCATCCTCACTTCTATAATCCTCAT AGAGCTATGCATAATAGAAATAAGAAGGCAATGGAGTTCATAGCGAAGGGGTGGAGCGCTTTAAAAGAAGTGGACAGAGTTATTGACTACTGTGAACTCAATGATAGCCGCCTCATCCCACTCCTCAGG ACTGCAAAAGAGAACTTTGAACTGGCTTTGGAGGCTGACAACTCAAATACCCATGCTAGGTTTTGGTTGTCAAAATTGCATTTGAAGTATCATGTTCCTGGGGCATGTAAAGCAAT AGGAGCTGCTTTGTTAGTGGAAGCTGCAGATATGGGTGATCCAGATGCACAATATGAATTGGGTTGCCGTCTGAGAGTTGAG AACGATTATGTTCAATCAGATCAGCAAGCTTTCTATTATTTGGAGAAGGCTGTTGACCAG TTGCATCCAGGTGCTCTTTACCTTCTCGGTGCTGTATATTTGACAGGGGATTGTGTGAAGAAAGATGTTGCCTCAGCTTTATGGTGTTTTCGTAGGGCATCAGAGAAG GGCCATTCGGGTGCAGCTATAGCATATGGATCTCTCCTCCTCAGAG GAGCTCAAGTCCCAGAATCACTAACGAAATTCGATTTGAAGCGGGGTTCCTCTGCCAAAAAAGTGAGAAATCCTGAAAGCTCAGTGAAAGATCCAGTAGAAATGGCAAAAGAACAGTTCCTGGTTGCAGCAAAAGCTGGGTGTGATCTTGGATTAAAATGGTTGCAAAGACTCGAGGAAGAAGAGAAACGCCTACTTGCTGAGAGCAGCTCTAAAGATTTTTCTCTAGCCTAA
- the LOC110619440 gene encoding putative beta-lactamase HcpE isoform X2: MIAASSHSSGYSMELNFYETAKENFELALEADNSNTHARFWLSKLHLKYHVPGACKAIGAALLVEAADMGDPDAQYELGCRLRVENDYVQSDQQAFYYLEKAVDQLHPGALYLLGAVYLTGDCVKKDVASALWCFRRASEKGHSGAAIAYGSLLLRGAQVPESLTKFDLKRGSSAKKVRNPESSVKDPVEMAKEQFLVAAKAGCDLGLKWLQRLEEEEKRLLAESSSKDFSLA; encoded by the exons ATGATAGCCGCCTCATCCCACTCCTCAGGGTACTCAATGGAGCTTAACTTTTATGAG ACTGCAAAAGAGAACTTTGAACTGGCTTTGGAGGCTGACAACTCAAATACCCATGCTAGGTTTTGGTTGTCAAAATTGCATTTGAAGTATCATGTTCCTGGGGCATGTAAAGCAAT AGGAGCTGCTTTGTTAGTGGAAGCTGCAGATATGGGTGATCCAGATGCACAATATGAATTGGGTTGCCGTCTGAGAGTTGAG AACGATTATGTTCAATCAGATCAGCAAGCTTTCTATTATTTGGAGAAGGCTGTTGACCAG TTGCATCCAGGTGCTCTTTACCTTCTCGGTGCTGTATATTTGACAGGGGATTGTGTGAAGAAAGATGTTGCCTCAGCTTTATGGTGTTTTCGTAGGGCATCAGAGAAG GGCCATTCGGGTGCAGCTATAGCATATGGATCTCTCCTCCTCAGAG GAGCTCAAGTCCCAGAATCACTAACGAAATTCGATTTGAAGCGGGGTTCCTCTGCCAAAAAAGTGAGAAATCCTGAAAGCTCAGTGAAAGATCCAGTAGAAATGGCAAAAGAACAGTTCCTGGTTGCAGCAAAAGCTGGGTGTGATCTTGGATTAAAATGGTTGCAAAGACTCGAGGAAGAAGAGAAACGCCTACTTGCTGAGAGCAGCTCTAAAGATTTTTCTCTAGCCTAA